A DNA window from Chryseobacterium scophthalmum contains the following coding sequences:
- a CDS encoding RNA polymerase sigma factor — translation MKSTDSLLISLYQKGDEEALSTLIHRHQRELFTFILYKINDQDLANDIFQDTFIKIIVMLKEGRYNEEGKFILWAKRIAQNLIIDYFRAKAKNVKVSETTFENDEFSIFDLIREPSENIEDQLVSLQIQEDLLKMLQFLPENQQEVIKLRFFDGLSFKEIADHTDMSINTTLGRVRYALINLRKIMEENNIVLTR, via the coding sequence ATGAAATCAACAGATAGTCTATTAATTTCTCTGTACCAAAAAGGAGACGAAGAAGCATTGTCAACCTTAATACATCGCCATCAAAGAGAATTGTTTACGTTTATTTTGTATAAAATAAATGATCAGGATTTGGCAAATGATATTTTCCAGGATACTTTTATCAAGATTATTGTAATGCTGAAAGAAGGTCGTTACAATGAGGAGGGGAAGTTTATTCTTTGGGCAAAAAGAATCGCACAAAACCTTATTATCGATTATTTTCGTGCAAAAGCAAAAAATGTAAAAGTTTCAGAAACTACTTTTGAAAATGATGAGTTTTCTATTTTCGATTTAATTAGAGAGCCTTCAGAAAATATTGAAGATCAATTGGTAAGTCTTCAGATTCAAGAAGATTTGCTTAAAATGTTACAGTTTTTACCAGAAAACCAACAAGAGGTGATAAAACTCAGGTTTTTTGACGGATTGAGTTTTAAAGAAATTGCAGACCATACAGATATGAGTATTAATACGACTTTGGGGCGTGTTCGGTATGCACTAATCAACCTAAGAAAAATAATGGAAGAAAATAATATTGTCTTGACGAGATAA
- a CDS encoding lipoprotein signal peptidase, whose product MKKIALITFLILLIDQASKIYIKTNFNLNDSIPVFPGFKLTFVENPGMAYGFHFGGMFGKYFLVIVRIFLIGGMIYLFNKWLKRGESNYLIIPMSIIFAGAIGNLIDGMFYGLIFDSGMVYDENVNQWIGYGGVSKLVPFGEGYSTFMKGCVVDMLHFPLVDWYVPESWPLIGGKHLEFFKYIFNVADSAITIGAALLLIFRKKAFPNGLEF is encoded by the coding sequence ATGAAGAAAATAGCATTAATAACTTTTCTTATTTTATTAATAGATCAGGCTTCAAAAATTTATATCAAAACAAATTTTAACCTGAATGACAGCATTCCTGTTTTTCCGGGTTTTAAACTGACATTTGTAGAAAATCCGGGCATGGCTTATGGTTTTCATTTTGGTGGAATGTTTGGTAAATATTTTTTAGTGATTGTTCGTATTTTCCTGATTGGCGGAATGATCTACCTTTTCAACAAGTGGCTTAAAAGAGGCGAATCTAATTATCTGATTATCCCAATGTCAATTATTTTTGCCGGAGCTATTGGAAATCTTATTGACGGAATGTTTTATGGTTTAATTTTCGACAGCGGAATGGTTTACGATGAAAATGTAAATCAGTGGATTGGTTATGGCGGAGTTTCTAAGCTGGTTCCTTTCGGAGAAGGTTATTCTACTTTTATGAAAGGCTGTGTTGTTGATATGCTTCACTTTCCTTTGGTTGATTGGTATGTTCCTGAAAGTTGGCCTTTAATTGGTGGAAAACATCTTGAGTTTTTTAAATATATCTTTAACGTTGCCGATTCTGCTATTACTATTGGAGCTGCATTGCTTTTAATTTTCAGAAAAAAAGCTTTTCCAAACGGACTTGAGTTCTAA
- the trpS gene encoding tryptophan--tRNA ligase has protein sequence MSRILTGIQATGTPHLGNLLGAIIPAVELSKQAGNESFLFIANLHSLTQIKDAKELKNNTYEIAAAWLACGLDTEKTFFYRQSDIPGTCELSWHLSCFFPYQRLTLAHSFKDKADRLQDVNAGLFTYPILMAADILLYDAEIVPVGKDQLQHLEIARDVASRFNNQMGEVLVLPQAELQEDTKYVPGIDGHKMSKSRGNIINIFLPEKQLKKQVMSIESDSKSLEEPKDPSTDKTFAIYELIATPQQTEELRAKYLAGNFGYGHAKKELLDLILTRFEKERELFSYYMNNLEELEAKLQEGAAKTRVIATETIKRVRESLGI, from the coding sequence ATGTCAAGAATTCTTACCGGCATACAAGCCACCGGAACACCGCACCTTGGAAACCTTTTGGGTGCAATTATTCCTGCAGTAGAGCTTTCTAAACAAGCAGGAAACGAATCATTTTTATTCATTGCGAATCTACATTCGTTGACGCAGATTAAAGATGCAAAAGAACTTAAAAACAACACCTACGAAATTGCTGCGGCTTGGCTTGCTTGCGGACTTGATACCGAAAAAACATTTTTTTACAGACAGAGCGACATCCCTGGAACCTGTGAACTTTCTTGGCATTTATCATGTTTTTTTCCTTATCAGAGATTGACTTTAGCACATTCTTTTAAAGATAAAGCAGACCGTTTACAGGATGTAAATGCAGGTTTGTTTACCTATCCTATTTTGATGGCTGCAGATATTTTATTATACGACGCAGAAATTGTTCCTGTAGGAAAAGATCAGCTTCAACATTTGGAAATTGCACGTGATGTTGCTTCAAGATTCAATAATCAAATGGGTGAAGTTTTGGTTTTACCTCAAGCCGAGTTGCAGGAAGACACCAAATATGTTCCCGGAATTGACGGTCATAAAATGTCTAAATCAAGAGGAAACATCATCAATATTTTCTTACCTGAAAAACAATTAAAAAAGCAGGTAATGAGCATCGAAAGTGATTCTAAATCTCTTGAAGAACCGAAAGATCCTTCTACAGACAAAACTTTTGCGATTTACGAATTGATTGCAACACCTCAACAAACTGAAGAATTAAGAGCAAAATATTTAGCCGGAAATTTCGGTTACGGTCATGCTAAAAAAGAGCTTTTAGATTTAATTCTAACAAGATTTGAAAAAGAAAGAGAATTATTTTCATACTATATGAACAATCTTGAAGAGCTTGAAGCAAAACTACAGGAAGGAGCAGCAAAAACAAGAGTAATTGCTACTGAAACTATTAAAAGAGTAAGAGAAAGTTTGGGAATTTAA
- a CDS encoding catalase, which produces MDNKKLTTSSGAPYYEHQDSQTVGARGPVLLQDFILQENLAHFVRERIPERIVHAKGSGAYGKFTVTHDISKYTKAKLFSQVGNSCKMFARFSTVGGEKGSADTARDPRGFALKFYTEDGNWDLVGNNTPVFFIKDAKKFPDFIHTQKRVPKTNLKSATMMWDFWSLNPESLHQVLILMSDRGTPYGFRHMHGFGSHTFSMINSENERVWVKFHFKTKQGIKNFTDDEATKMAGENPDFAQEDLCNAIENGDFPKWTMYMQVMTEEQAKEFRWNPFDITKVWFQGDFPLIEIGEMELNEIPANYFAHVEQSTFSPSNLINGISFSPDKMLQGRLFSYPDAHRYRVGVNSHQLEVNRCPFAVNNYQRDGFMADSSEYQDKPNYHPNSFDDIQPDSSYKNFEYELDSNHVANFNRNENDDDHYTQPGLLYTKAMNQEDREHLVNNIIGSMKGIDGPKKDEIINRQICHFFRANVELGMKVASSLSVNIDANMMNHFK; this is translated from the coding sequence ATGGATAATAAAAAATTAACAACAAGCAGCGGAGCACCTTATTATGAACACCAGGATTCTCAAACAGTCGGAGCGCGTGGTCCGGTATTGTTACAAGATTTTATCTTACAGGAAAACCTTGCTCATTTTGTGAGAGAAAGAATTCCTGAAAGAATTGTTCATGCGAAAGGAAGCGGGGCTTACGGAAAATTTACAGTCACTCATGACATCTCAAAATATACAAAGGCTAAATTATTTTCTCAGGTAGGAAATTCATGTAAAATGTTTGCCCGTTTCTCTACCGTGGGTGGCGAAAAAGGAAGTGCAGATACGGCAAGAGACCCGAGAGGATTTGCTTTAAAATTTTACACAGAAGACGGAAATTGGGACTTAGTAGGAAATAATACGCCTGTTTTCTTTATTAAAGACGCTAAAAAATTTCCGGATTTTATACATACTCAAAAAAGAGTTCCAAAAACCAACCTGAAAAGCGCAACCATGATGTGGGACTTCTGGAGTTTAAATCCCGAATCGCTGCACCAGGTTCTTATTCTAATGTCTGATAGAGGTACACCTTATGGTTTTAGACACATGCACGGTTTTGGCTCTCATACTTTTTCGATGATTAACAGTGAAAATGAAAGAGTTTGGGTGAAGTTCCATTTTAAAACAAAACAGGGAATTAAAAACTTTACCGACGACGAGGCAACAAAAATGGCAGGAGAAAATCCTGATTTTGCACAGGAAGACCTTTGTAATGCAATCGAAAACGGTGATTTCCCAAAATGGACAATGTACATGCAGGTAATGACCGAAGAACAGGCAAAAGAATTCAGATGGAATCCTTTCGACATCACTAAAGTTTGGTTTCAGGGAGATTTTCCTTTAATTGAAATTGGTGAAATGGAACTGAATGAAATTCCAGCAAATTATTTCGCTCATGTAGAACAGTCTACTTTCTCACCAAGCAATTTGATTAACGGAATCAGTTTTTCTCCAGACAAAATGCTTCAGGGAAGATTATTTTCTTACCCGGATGCACATCGATACAGAGTAGGTGTAAATTCTCATCAGCTTGAAGTAAACAGATGTCCGTTTGCAGTCAACAATTACCAAAGAGACGGCTTTATGGCAGATTCAAGTGAATATCAGGATAAGCCAAACTATCATCCAAATAGTTTTGATGACATCCAACCAGATTCGTCTTATAAAAATTTCGAATATGAGCTAGACAGCAATCATGTTGCTAATTTCAACAGAAATGAAAATGACGACGATCACTACACTCAACCAGGACTTTTATATACAAAAGCAATGAATCAGGAGGACAGAGAACACCTGGTAAACAACATCATAGGAAGCATGAAAGGAATTGACGGACCAAAAAAAGACGAGATTATCAACCGTCAAATATGTCATTTTTTCAGGGCAAATGTTGAGCTTGGCATGAAAGTGGCATCCAGTCTAAGTGTCAATATAGACGCCAACATGATGAATCATTTTAAGTAA
- a CDS encoding YjjG family noncanonical pyrimidine nucleotidase, which produces MKIQHIFFDLDNTLWDHRRNAYLTIKDLFDKEEITLKYNIDFEEFHSVYHEINEKLWEQIRDGEIDKEYLRKHRFYDTFKHFGIDDLELSMFFEEHFLDKILNYNHLVESAEYILDYLKAKNYTLHIISNGFQEMTERKCILSGIDHYFQTITSADSVGVRKPNPAIFEYSLGLSEAKKEESILIGDDWIADVIGAQNFGMDVIFFDVLNENKEVENLKVIKHLLQIKEYL; this is translated from the coding sequence ATGAAAATTCAGCACATTTTTTTTGACCTAGACAATACGCTTTGGGATCACCGCAGAAACGCTTACCTAACCATCAAAGATCTTTTCGATAAAGAAGAAATTACTTTAAAATACAACATTGATTTTGAAGAATTTCATTCTGTATATCATGAGATCAACGAAAAACTTTGGGAACAGATCAGAGACGGCGAAATTGATAAAGAATATCTTAGAAAGCATCGTTTTTATGATACTTTCAAACATTTTGGAATTGATGATTTAGAATTGTCGATGTTTTTTGAGGAACATTTCCTAGATAAAATTCTTAATTATAACCATTTGGTTGAAAGCGCAGAATATATTTTAGATTATTTAAAAGCTAAAAACTATACGCTTCATATTATATCAAACGGTTTTCAGGAAATGACGGAGAGAAAATGTATTCTTTCAGGAATTGATCACTATTTTCAGACAATTACAAGCGCAGATTCTGTTGGAGTAAGAAAACCCAATCCTGCTATTTTTGAGTATTCTCTAGGACTTTCTGAAGCTAAAAAAGAAGAAAGTATTCTGATTGGAGATGATTGGATCGCGGATGTTATTGGTGCTCAGAATTTCGGTATGGATGTTATTTTCTTTGATGTTTTAAATGAAAATAAAGAAGTTGAAAATCTGAAGGTGATAAAGCATCTTTTGCAAATTAAAGAATATTTGTAA
- a CDS encoding DUF2683 family protein has product MEALIVHPKNQMELNALKSVMKDMGIRYEKFHTRGAKTQKFEPKTPVKKDKPVRDFKDNPKKDK; this is encoded by the coding sequence ATGGAAGCATTAATTGTACACCCAAAAAACCAAATGGAGCTGAATGCGCTAAAAAGCGTGATGAAAGATATGGGAATTCGATATGAAAAATTTCATACCAGAGGTGCAAAAACACAAAAATTTGAACCAAAAACTCCTGTAAAAAAGGATAAACCTGTAAGAGATTTTAAAGACAATCCAAAGAAAGACAAGTAA
- a CDS encoding TraR/DksA family transcriptional regulator: MQDERVKYNDSDLQEFKKIIKEKIEKAEKDLQLIRESFINDQNNGTDDTSPTFKAFEEGAETLSKEQNSILAGRQEKFVRDLKNALIRIENKTYGVCRVTGKLIPKERLLAVPHATLSIEAKNMKR; this comes from the coding sequence ATGCAAGACGAAAGAGTAAAATACAATGACTCTGATTTACAAGAGTTTAAAAAAATAATCAAAGAAAAGATTGAGAAAGCAGAGAAAGATTTACAGCTAATCAGAGAAAGCTTTATCAATGATCAAAATAACGGAACTGATGATACATCGCCTACTTTCAAAGCTTTTGAAGAAGGTGCAGAAACGCTGAGCAAAGAGCAAAACTCTATTTTGGCAGGAAGACAGGAAAAGTTTGTAAGAGATCTTAAAAATGCTTTGATAAGAATTGAAAACAAAACTTACGGCGTTTGCAGAGTTACGGGAAAACTAATTCCAAAGGAAAGACTTTTGGCCGTACCACATGCTACTTTGAGTATTGAAGCTAAAAATATGAAGAGATAA
- the metK gene encoding methionine adenosyltransferase, with product MSYLFTSESVSEGHPDKIADQISDALIDNFLAYDKTSKVACETLVTTGQVVLAGEVKSDAYLDVQTIAREVINGIGYTKGEYMFNGDSCGVISAIHEQSPDINQGVDRVVADETFETKANAQGAGDQGMMFGYATNETANYMPLALDLAHTILKELSAIRREDSEIKYLRPDAKSQVTIEYSDDHKPVRIDSIVVSTQHDDFGAEEEMLNKIREDIKTILIPRVVAQQTEEIKALFNDQIKYHINPTGKFVIGGPHGDTGLTGRKIIVDTYGGKGAHGGGAFSGKDPSKVDRSAAYATRHIAKNLVAAGVADEVLVQVSYAIGVAEPCGLYINTYGTSKVGLNDGEIAKKVSTIFDLRPYAIEQNLKLRNPIYQETASYGHMGREHFVADKTFNKGHKNELTLTGLEFFTWEKLDKVEEIKSAFGI from the coding sequence ATGTCTTATTTATTTACATCTGAATCTGTTTCAGAAGGACATCCGGATAAAATTGCCGATCAGATTTCTGATGCACTTATCGATAACTTTTTAGCATACGACAAAACTTCAAAAGTAGCTTGTGAAACTTTGGTTACAACAGGACAGGTTGTTTTGGCAGGAGAAGTAAAATCTGATGCTTATTTAGATGTTCAAACTATTGCAAGAGAAGTAATCAACGGAATTGGTTATACAAAAGGTGAATATATGTTTAATGGTGATTCTTGTGGAGTAATTTCTGCGATTCACGAACAGTCACCGGATATCAACCAAGGTGTTGACAGAGTAGTTGCTGACGAAACTTTCGAAACAAAAGCAAACGCTCAAGGAGCAGGAGATCAGGGAATGATGTTTGGATATGCTACCAATGAAACGGCAAACTATATGCCTTTAGCTTTAGATTTGGCGCATACTATTCTTAAAGAACTTTCTGCAATCAGAAGAGAAGATTCTGAAATCAAATATCTTCGTCCAGATGCAAAATCTCAGGTAACAATTGAATATTCTGATGACCACAAACCGGTAAGAATTGATTCTATCGTGGTTTCTACTCAACATGACGACTTCGGTGCTGAAGAAGAAATGTTAAACAAAATCAGAGAAGATATTAAAACAATTTTGATTCCTAGAGTTGTTGCTCAGCAGACTGAAGAAATCAAAGCTTTATTTAATGATCAGATCAAATATCACATCAATCCTACAGGGAAATTCGTAATCGGAGGTCCTCACGGAGATACAGGTCTTACAGGAAGAAAGATTATCGTTGATACTTACGGTGGAAAAGGAGCTCACGGAGGTGGTGCTTTCTCTGGGAAAGATCCTTCAAAAGTAGACAGAAGTGCTGCTTATGCTACAAGACACATTGCTAAAAACTTAGTTGCTGCAGGTGTTGCTGACGAAGTTTTGGTGCAGGTTTCTTATGCAATTGGTGTTGCTGAACCTTGCGGATTGTACATCAATACATACGGAACTTCAAAAGTAGGTTTGAATGATGGAGAAATTGCTAAAAAAGTATCTACAATTTTCGATTTGAGACCTTACGCTATCGAGCAAAATTTAAAATTAAGAAATCCTATCTACCAAGAAACCGCTTCTTACGGACACATGGGAAGAGAGCATTTCGTTGCTGATAAAACCTTTAATAAAGGACATAAAAATGAGTTGACTCTTACAGGTTTAGAGTTCTTCACATGGGAGAAATTAGACAAAGTAGAAGAAATTAAATCTGCTTTCGGAATTTAA
- a CDS encoding DUF6576 domain-containing protein, producing the protein MSEFLILGIILVVVLWFFNKDRIKNRFYPDKPKNLTIDQQFNSDKREREKEIDRLLSKMGKNGINDLSAKDRKRLDELSKH; encoded by the coding sequence ATGAGTGAATTTTTGATTTTAGGAATTATCCTCGTTGTTGTTTTATGGTTTTTTAATAAAGATCGAATCAAAAACCGATTCTATCCCGATAAGCCTAAAAACCTGACAATCGATCAGCAATTTAACTCAGACAAACGAGAAAGAGAAAAAGAAATCGACAGACTTCTCAGTAAAATGGGCAAGAACGGAATTAACGATCTGTCTGCAAAAGACAGAAAAAGACTCGACGAACTTTCTAAACATTAA
- a CDS encoding LysR substrate-binding domain-containing protein, whose amino-acid sequence MNIQQLEYLIAVDKYKHFGKAAQACFITQPTLSAMIQKFEDELDVKVFDRTTHPIRTTDVGLQIIDQAKVIIEAVNELKNKANLLNNILGGTINLGIIPTVSSFILPTEIFHFLQDNPKIQMNVKEMTTDNIIKALKAGELDAGIISTPYDNANEFYQDFLFNEELMIYSSDTEANKKNTFIVPEELNVEKVWLLEEGNCLRNQFENICHLKENTLKPKNLDFLASNIQTLVHMVDKVGGISILPELALNQLSEEQKGKVYRFKKPFPYREIKIIYYKPTFKQKIIDELSSFIKSSLETKLNFNNAPKDFVSIKPQ is encoded by the coding sequence ATGAACATTCAGCAATTGGAATATCTTATCGCTGTAGATAAGTATAAGCATTTTGGTAAAGCCGCTCAAGCGTGTTTTATTACTCAGCCAACATTAAGTGCAATGATACAGAAGTTTGAAGATGAGCTGGATGTAAAGGTTTTTGACAGAACAACTCATCCAATCAGAACCACCGACGTAGGACTGCAAATAATAGACCAGGCTAAAGTAATCATCGAGGCTGTAAATGAGCTTAAAAACAAGGCTAATTTATTAAATAATATTTTGGGAGGAACCATTAATCTGGGAATAATTCCAACCGTTTCTTCGTTCATTCTGCCAACAGAAATTTTCCATTTTTTGCAGGATAATCCTAAAATTCAGATGAATGTAAAGGAAATGACGACGGATAACATCATTAAAGCTTTAAAAGCAGGTGAATTGGATGCCGGAATTATTTCTACGCCTTATGATAATGCCAACGAATTTTATCAGGACTTCTTATTTAATGAAGAATTGATGATTTACAGTTCAGATACTGAGGCAAACAAGAAAAATACATTTATCGTTCCTGAAGAACTGAATGTAGAAAAAGTTTGGCTTTTGGAAGAAGGTAACTGTCTGAGAAATCAGTTTGAAAACATTTGCCACTTAAAAGAAAACACTTTGAAGCCTAAAAATTTAGATTTCTTAGCATCCAATATTCAGACTTTGGTACACATGGTTGATAAAGTGGGAGGGATCAGTATTTTGCCTGAGCTAGCTTTAAATCAACTTTCAGAAGAACAAAAAGGCAAGGTTTACAGATTTAAAAAACCTTTCCCTTACAGAGAAATTAAAATCATTTATTATAAGCCGACTTTCAAGCAAAAAATCATTGATGAGTTGAGTTCTTTTATAAAATCTTCTTTAGAAACGAAGCTTAATTTCAATAATGCACCAAAAGATTTTGTAAGCATTAAGCCTCAGTAA